A region of the Fusobacterium simiae genome:
CAAAATATACATGATTTTTATCTAAGCCAATAATTCTACTATAATAATCTTCTGAGTTTAAAGGTTTAAAACTTTCTACATCAGCATTTTCTAAAACATACATTCCACCACTAGGAATAGGTACATATATTTGCCCTTGATATTTTATAAATTCACTCTTCCCATATTTTTCTCCATTCATATTAATCTCGTAAGAATCATCAGAACTTATATTTGAAATAAAGAAAAAGAGATAAAACATTATAAGTATAGCAAATATAATAACAATTATTCTTAAAATAAATGATAGATTTGAAGTTTTTTTCTTTTTAAAATTTAAGTCATCATCAAAATCATTTTTTCTCATGTTAATTCTCCAATAATTTAATTTTTATTTTTTAAAAACATTAAAGTTGATTTTTCTTCTGTATTATATCTTGTTTTTACAATAATATCTTTGTAAAATTTGAAACCTGTTTTTTCTAAAACTCTTTTTGACTCAATATTATAATTAAAATATGAAGCTATTAAAAAATTTAATTTTAATGTTTTAAAACAATAGTCTATAACTTTTGAAACAGCCTCTGTCATTATCCCCTTGTTCCAATAATCTTTGTTTAACACATAACCTAATTCTCTTCCAAGTAATTTTTCTAAATTCTTATTCAAATCATGCCTACATTCTTCTATACCAATAGAACCAATAGCTTTTTGATTTTTTTTTAAAACAATAGCAAAAACTTTTTTCTCAGCAATAAACATTTTAAGTATTTCTAAACTTTCATTTTTATTTTTATGGTGTTCCCAACCTGCTTTTTCACCCACACCATTTATAGAAGCATATTCAAAAAAATCATCCAAATCAGTAATTCTCCAAGGGCGAAGAATTAATCTTTCTGTTTCTAATTTTACATTACTGATATCAATTTCGGCATTCATATTTTCTCCTAAAATAAATAAAATTTCTATTTGAATTATAGCATAAGTTTTATATTTTTTTAATTATTTTAATTCGTTTTAATCTATTTTTAGATAATTTTTTAAATAATATATAAATAAAAAAATTCTGAGATTAATCAGAATTTTTTTACAATATTAAAAAGAAAGCAATAAATCTTTTCATAATAATTATTTCTCCACTGTTTCATTTTTTAATATTAATTTCATAGGAGTAAATCTAAGCCCATCTTGTTCTTTTTCATCTTCTGTTTTCACAAATCCTAATTTTTCATATATAGGAACTCCATATCTTGAAGAATTAACAGTCATATATGAATTTTCATTATTATCTGTAATAATCTTCATTAGTTTTTTACCAATTCCCTTACCTTGTGAGTTTTTATCTACAAAAAATAAATTTATATGTCTTTTTCTTCTATCTGTTGCTATAACACCCTGTAAAACATTATTTTCAAAAGCACCATAGACTTTGAATGATTTTGTTATCTTTTTATTATCAATAAAGTTACTAAAAGTTTCTATTCCTTGTTCAGTATAGCTTTCATCTTTACTTTCTATGTAAACTCTTTTTACAAAAAAAAGTGCTTCATCTTTTTCTTTATTTAATAATTGTTTTATCTCTATCATAATTTCACCTAAATTTGGGGAACATAACTTTCATCTGAATCTTCAGGTATTTTATTTAAAATATCTTTATTAGCTGTGCCAGTAAAAATTTCATCATAAATAGTAAAGTTATCCAAGTCTTTACTAAATATTGGGCAACATTCTCCTCTTTTATAAACTTCTAAGATATAACGATTTGCTATTTTCCCCTTGGCATCATAAAAAGAAAGAACATAAGTATAATTTGCATTTTTAAATACTAAAAAATTAGCTTTAATTTTATCATAATTTTCACCTATTGCCCATTTTCCATAATTGCTAAATAGATTTTTTCCTGATACTCCAACTATTGTTATTTCTGGCTTTTCTCCTTCAACTCCGTAAACATAGATAAGATCCCCATTTTCTTTGTATATAGAAACAACTTTTCCATTTTCTTCCATTTGACCAGAAAAAACTAGGCTCTTAATATTAGGATTTCTATTTGCCTCAGATTTTAAATTCAAATATGGTTTATATCGAACTTCTGTTTTCCCAAATACACAAATTGATAAAACTAACAATAAAAAAATAATAATTTTTTTCACAATAATTCCTCCCAAAAATATTTTAATATTTAATCTAACTCACTTAAAATAACTGCTTTACCATCAATAATAGCTATACTGTGTTCAAAGTGAGCAGATCTTTTTCCATCTCTTGTTACAACAGTCCAACCATCAGGCATAATTGCAACCTTATATGTTCCAACATTTACCATAGGTTCTATTGCTAAAACCATTCCATTTTCTATTTTTAAACCTCTACCTCTTCTACCATAGTTTGGTATCATAGGTTCTTCATGTAAATCTAAACCAACACCATGCCCTGCAAAATCCTTTACAACAGAGAAACCATTTTTTTCAACATAAGATTGGACGGCATGTCCTAAATCTCCTAATCTATTTCCAACAATGGCAGCTTCAATTCCTATTTCTCTTGATTTTTCTGTAACTTCTAAAAGTTTTTTACTTTCTTCATCAATTTCACCAATAGCAAAAGTTTTTGCTGAATCTCCATAGTAACCATCTAATTCTGTTACTATATCAAGACTTACAATATCTCCATCTTTTATAACTCTATCTCCTGGTATACCGTGGACAACTTCCTCATTTACTGAAATACAGGTTGCAGCAGGAAAGGGTCCATAAAATCCTTCAACTCCAATACAAGCAGGTCTTGCACCACAACTTCTGATATATTCATCAATTATTCTATCAATTTCTTTTGTTGTAATGCCTGCTTTTAAATATGGTGGAATAATATCAGCATAGATCTTTGCAATTATTTGATTAGCTTTTTTTATACCCTTTATTTCATCTAATGTTTTAATTAATCTCATTTATTTCCTTTCTCAAAAATATAAAAATAAGGTTACTACAAATCCCTATTTTGAAATATTATCTGTTTGTAACAACCCTTTTTTATGTTTTTTCTATCCTAAAATTTTAAATATATCTTGTGTAATATCTTCTAATTTTTTTGTTCCATCAATTTCAGTTACTTTATTTTGTGCTTTATAGTAATCTAAAACTGGAGCAGTTTGATTATGATAAGTTTCTAATCTTTTTACAACAACTTCTTCTGTATCATCTGCTCTTTGAACTAAATCTTCTTCTTTTTCATCAACTGGAGGATTAAATTTAATATGATAAATTTTTCCAGTTACTTTTGATGTTCTTCTTCCAGTAATTCTTTCTATTATATCAGAATCAGGTACATTTAAAGCTATAACTTTTTCAATTTTTTTTCCTAATTTATTTAATATTTCATCTAAGGCTTTTGCTTGAATAACAGTTCTTGGGAAACCATCCATTATGAATCCTTTTTCACAATCTTTTTCTGCTAATCTCTCAGCAACTAATCCATTAACAACTTCATCAGGAACTAACCTACCAGCATCCATAAATTTTTTAGCTTCTAATCCTAATTTTGTTTTATTAGCAACTGCTACTCTTAGTATGTCTCCTGTTGAAATTTGAGGTATTCCATATTTATCAACTATAAATTTTGCTTGTGTACCTTTCCCTGCACCTGGTGCTCCAAATAATACTAAATTCAAATTAATCATCTCCTGTCTATTTTTATGCTTTTATATTATACATCAAATTTTTAAAAAATGTAATATTTCTAATCATTTAATTTTCAGTTTCTAGTTTATGTAGAACAGGTTTATTAATTAAATTATTTTCCTCATTGTATTTATATGTTTTTTCTAAACCTTGTATCAAAGAATATGTATTTCTAAAACCTGTGTTTTCTAATTTTGATATATTCCCAAAGAGATTAATTTCCCTAAATGGAAACCAATCTCTTGCTTTTACTCCATTTTTATCTGTATCTACATATTTTATTATAGCTTTTTTGCCTATAACTTTTCCACAAATTTCTGAAAATTCACTCATGGTCACATATTCGCTTCCAGAAATATTAAAAATTTGGTTATAAAAATCAGAATTTTCTATTGAACTTTCTATTGCTAAGGCTAAATCTTCAACATACCCAAACTGAATAGTGTTATTTTTACTGGGAATATAAATAGGTAAATTATATTTTATTCTTGAAAAAAAGTAATTTTCTCTGTCTAAATTATTTCCTATTCCATAGATATAAAAAGGTCTAAATATTGTATATTTAAAATTACATAATACAGAATTTTCAATAGTTTTCTTTTCTGCTAGATATTTGTTTTTAGCATAATTTCCCCAAGGCAAATTTTCACCTACTTGACTATCTTCATTTACAGGAGTGTTTTTTATTTCATTATATACAGAAGCACTACTTATTAAAATATATTGCTTAAATCTATTTTTCATAACTTTATGTAAAATATCAACTTGTTTTTCTGTATAAGCTGAAACATCAACAATAACATCCACATCTATATTTTTTAAAATATTATTCATTTCATTAAAATTATTTCTATCTGCTTTTAAAAAAATTACTTCATTTATATTTTTTCTTATTCCTCTATTTAAAACATAAATTTTATAATCTTTTTCTAAAAATTTTTTTACTATTTCTTTCCCTACAAATTGATTTCCTCCTATAATTAAAATTTTTTTCATAATTATAACCTCTTTTCAAATTAAAAGTTTTATATTAATTATATTTTATCATAAACTATTTTATTTTTCCAATTAATATACATTAATTTTTATATTTTTAATTTTAATAAAGAATATAATTAAAATAGTAATAAAAGAATAGCTATGATATAATGTAAAGCGAATGAAAAAATTATGGAGGTTAAAAAATGATAGCAACAGCTAGTCTTGGAATGAGATTTTCTGGTAGAAAATTATTTGAAGATGTAAATTTAAAATTTACCCCTGGAAATTGTTATGGAGTTATAGGAGCTAATGGAGCGGGGAAATCAACATTTGTAAAAATTCTTTCAGGAGAATTAGAAGCAACTGAAGGAGAAGTTATATTTGATAAAAATAAAAGAATGTCTGTTTTAAAACAAGACCATTTTCAATATGAAGATGAGGAAGTTTTAAATGTTGTACTTATGGGAAATAAGAAATTATGGGATATTATGGTGGAGAAAAATGCTATCTATGCTAAAACTGATTTCACTGATGAAGATGGAATAAGAGCAGCGGAACTTGAAGGAGAGTTTGCAGAACTTAATGGTTGGGAGGCAGAAACAGAAGCAGAAACTTTGCTTATGGGACTAAAAATTGGAGCAGATTTACATCATAAATTGATGAAAGAATTAACTGAACCAGAAAAAGTTAAAGTCTTACTTGCACAAGCACTTTTTGGAGAACCTGATGTTTTACTTTTAGACGAGCCTACAAATGGACTTGATGTAAAAGCAATTAGTTGGTTAGAAAACTTTATTATGGGGCTTGAAAATTCAACAGTTATTGTGGTGTCGCATGACAGACACTTTTTAAATAAGGTTTGTACTCATATCACAGATATAGATTATGGTAAGATAAAAATGTATGTAGGAAACTATGATTTCTGGTATGAATCAAACGAACTTATGAAAACTTTAATTAATAATAAAAATAAAAAATTGGAACAAAAAAGACAAGAATTACAAGAATTTATTGCTAGATTTAGTGCTAATGCTTCTAAGTCTAAACAAGCAACTTCAAGAAAGAAACAATTAGAAAAATTGCAACTTGAAGATATGCAAATGTCTAATAGAAAATATCCATTCATTGAATTTAAACCTGAAAGAGAAGCAGGAAACAATATGTTGAAAGTTGAAAATATTTCTAAAACTATTGATGGAATAAAAGTTTTAGACAATATTTCTTTCACAATAGAAACTGGAGATAAAGTTGTTTTCTTAGCTAAAAATGACTTAGTTAAAACTACTTTACTTTCTATCTTAGCAGGAGAAATTGAACCAGATTCAGGTTCTTACACTTGGGGAGTTACAACAAGCCAAGCATATATGCCAAGAGATAATAGTAAATATTTTAATAATTCAGATTTAAATTTGATTGATTGGTTAAGTCCATATTCACCAGATGAGCATGAGGCATTTATCAGAGGATTTTTAGGAAGAATGTTATTTTCAGGAGATGAAACTCTTAAAAAAGTGTCTGTACTATCTGGAGGAGAAAAAGTTAGATGTATGTTATCTAAATTGATGCTTTCTGGAGCTAATGTACTTTTATTTGATAATCCAAGTGACCATTTAGATTTGGAAGCAATTACTTCTTTAAATAAAGCATTGATAAAATTTAAAGGTACTATATTATTTGGAGCACATGATCATGAGTTTATACAAACTGTTGCAAACAGAATTATTGAAATTACTCCTAAAGGTATTGTTGATAAAGTAATGGCTTATGATGAATATTTAGAAGATGAAACTATTCAAGCTAGATTAGATGAAATGTATAACTAAAACTTTTTCTTTCATTTTAGTTAAAGAAGTGATACAATGAATTATCTTAATTATAAATTATCTGGGAGGTTTTAGAAATGAAAGAATTACTTCAAAAATTGGCTTGGAAAAAATGCCATATTGCTACTGTAAATCATAAATTTAAAGATGCTACAATTTTGGATGTAGCTGATGGTTTCGTTCTTATAGAAACTGATGAAAATGAAAAAGTTTTAATTAACCTACAATTTGTAAGGGTTGTTGTTGAAGCAAAAGAAGGAGCTTTACCACCTGTATTTATCCCACATGATCTATAGGATAAAAAAAGATGCTTTCCAGTTAAATATTGGAAAGCATTTTTTCCATTTTTTATTATTAGATATTTAAGTTTGAAGACTTCCATTTTTTATTTTCTACTTCTTCAGAGTACCTTGCTAAAACAAACATTAGGTCAGATAATCTATTTACATATTTTTGAATAAGTGGATTTAAATCATTTTCTTGAGAAGCAAGAGAAACTATTCTTCTTTCTGCCCTTCTTACAACAGTTCTAGCCACATGAAAATGAGCAGCCACCTCATCATCTCCTGGTAATATAAAATGTTTAAGTGGAGGTAGTTTTTGATTATATTCATCAATATATTCCTCTAATAATTTTATATCTTCTTCTTTTATTTGGTCTTTCATCATTTCCTTGCCTCTTTCATCACTGGCTAAAAAACCACCAAGAACCAATAATTTATTTTGTATTCCTTTTAATTTTTCCTTTATAACTTTATTTTTACAATAATATCTGGCAAGTCCGATAAAAGAAGAAGCTTCATCGACACAACCATAAGATTCAACCTTTAAGCTATCTTTTCTAGCTGCACTTCCACCAAGTAAATCAGTTTCCCCTTTATCTCCTCTCTTTGTATAAACTTTTGTTATGTTTACATATTTTTTATCTTCCATATTTTTCCTCCAAATTAGAATGGAAATTCATCATCAATTTCAGTAGAAGTTCCTGCATCATCAGAAGAAGTTTCATCAAAAACAGGAGGTTCTATTACATTATTATTTGTTGATTTATTTTCACTATGACCATATGATGAAGTATCTGATGTACCACTACTTGCTTTAGTTTCCCCAAACTCAACTGAATCAGCAATAACAACATAAGTAGTTATTTTTTTTCCTTCAGATTCATATTGACTCATTTGCAATCTACCATTAAGTAAAATTTTTCTTCCTTTTCTAAAATATTCTCCAATAAACTCAGCTGTTTTTCCAAAAGCAACACAGTTTATAAAATCAGCTGTTTGAGAATTTTTATCAGCAGTAGATTGAAAAGGTCTTTCAACTGCTATTGAAAATCTTGAGTAGGCTTTTCCACTTTGTCCAAATTTTAATTCAGGGTCTCTAGTAAGTCTTCCATTTAAAACAACTAAATTCATATTTTTTCTCCTCTCTTAATACGATGTTATATATTTATTCTAAATTCAATTTACAAATAAGTCAACTATTATTTTTAAAATTTTATAATTTTTATAAATTTTTAATATCTAATTTATTAAAATATATGCTAAAATACTGTCAAAGAAAGGAGGATATTTTATGGTAAAAATAGAAATTGCAAAAGCTATTAATTTCAATCAACTTATAAATTCAAAAGAAGAAGAAGTTGTAAGTATGAGAATTTTAAATCAATCCAACAGTTATATTTCTTTATTTTCTTTAGCTAAAAATGAAGAAATTACAGCTGAAGCTATGTTGGGAAATAGATATTATTACTGTTTTAATGGTAGTGGTGAAGTAGCTATTGAAAATAATAAAAAAATTATTACAAATGGAGATTTTTTAGAAGTTTTAGCTCATAATAATTATTCTATAAAATCATTAGATACTTTAAAACTTATTGAAATTGGAGAAAAGATAGGAGATGAAACTATGGAAAACCAAACTTTAAAAATGTTAGAATCTGCTAATGCTTTTAATCTTGCAGATTGTGTAGAATACAAAGAAGGACAAATAGTAAGTAAAAACTTAGTCGCAAAATCTAATTTGGTTATAACTGTAATGTCATTTTGGAAGGGTGAGGCATTAGACCCTCATAAAGCACCTGGTGATGCACTTGTAACTGTCCTTGATGGTGAAGGAAAATATATAGTTGATGGTAAACCATTTGTTGTAAAAAAAGGAGAAAGTGCAGTTTTGCCTGCTAATATTCCTCATGCTGTGGAAGCTGTGGAAAATTTTAAAATGATGTTGACACTTGTAAAATAACCAATTAGAGAATTATAAATATTAGGAAACTGTTGCAAATAATAATTGTATTTGCAACAGTTTTCTTTTTTCTTAATCTTTTTTTAATTTTTCTATGATATAATTAAAACAAATTAAATAATCTTTTTTATTTTCAATAAAAAATAAAAAGTTAAATTTGGGGAGGAAATATGGAAAATTTATTTTTTAATACTTTTGATGGAAATAAAATTTTTTATAGAGTATGGAATTTTGAAAAAAATAAGAAAACTTTAATTATCATTCATAGAGGACATGAACATTCTGAAAGATTAAATGGTTTGGCTCAAGATAAAAAATTTTTAAAATATAATATTTTTGCTTATGATTTAAGGGGACATGGCTACACAGAAGTTAAATCTTCTCCTAATTCTATGGATTATGTTAGAGATTTAGATACTTTTGTAAAACATCTAAAAAATAAATATCAAATAAAAGAAGAAGATATTTTTATTGTAGCAAATAGTATAGGTGGAGTTATACTTTCTGCTTATGTTCATGATTTTGCACCAAATATAGCAGGGATAGCATTACTTGCTCCAGCTTTTGAAATAAAACTTTATATTCCTTTTGCTAAACAACTTGTAACATTACTTACTAAAATTAAAAAAGATGCTAAGGTTATGAGTTATGTAAAAGCAAAAGTTTTAACTCATGATATTGAGGAACAAAATAAATATAATAGCGATAAACTTATCAATAAAGAAATTAATGCTAAACTTTTACTTGACTTAGATAATATGGGTAAAAGATTGGTTGAGGATTCTATGGCAATAGAACTTCCTACAATAATATTTTCTGCTGAAAAAGATTATGTTGTAAAAAATTCTGCTCAAAAGAAATTCTTTTTAAACTTATCATCTAAAAAAAGAGAATTTGTAGAACTTAAAAATTTTTATCATGGAATAATTTTTGAAAAAGAAAGACAAAAAGTATATGAAATGCTAGATAAATTTATACAAGATGTTTTTAAAAATCAAAATACTTCAATTGATGTTTCTGCAAGGGAATTTTCAAGAAAGGAGTATGAGAGGATAGCTTTAGAAGAATATCCTCTAAGTGAAAAAATATTTTATTCCATCCAAAAATTTTCAATGAAAACTTTTGGATTTTTAAGTAAAGGTATGAGTTTAGGTTTAAAATATGGCTTTGATTCTGGAATTTCTCTTGATTATATTTATAAAAATCAGGCTAATGGAAAATTATTGATAGGAAAATTGATAGATAGATTTTATCTAAATCAAATTGGTTGGGTAGGGGTAAGACAAAGAAAAAAGAATTTATTAGCTCTGATAGAGGAAAAAATAGATAATTTAGGTGAAGAAAATGTTAAAATTTTAGATGTAGCAGGAGGAACGGGAAATTATTTATTTGATATAAAAGAAAAATATTCAAAAGTAAAAATTTTGATAAATGAATTTAAAAAATCAAATATTGAAGTTGGAGAGGAAGTTATCAAAAAAAATAATTGGGAAAATATATCTTTTGTGAACTATGATTGTTTTGATAAAGAAACTTATAAAAAGATAGATTTCACACCAAATATAGTTATAATTTCAGGAGTTTTTGAACTTTTTGAAGATAATAATATGCTTGAAAACACTATATCAGGAGTTGCAGAAATTTTAGATAAAAATAGTGCTGTTATTTACACAGGACAACCTTGGCATCCTCAGTTAAAACAAATAGCTTTGGTTCTTAATAGCCATAAAGGAGATGGAAAATCTTGGCTTATGAGAAGAAGAAGTGTAAAGGAATTGGATAGTTTATTTGAAAATTATGGATTAAAAAAAGAAAAAATGTTGATTGATAATGAAGGAATATTTACTGTTTCATCAGCAGAATTGAGGTAGGATATGGATATTTCTATTTATAAATTAAAAACAAAGTTTCAAAATTTACTTATGCCTATTTGTAAAAAATTAGTAGATCTAAAAGTTACACCTAATCAAATAACAGTAACAACGGTTTTATTAAATATAATTTTTGCTGGAATAATCTATAAATTTGGTAATCTTACCTATTTATTTTTAATAGTTCCTGTATTTCTTTTTTTAAGAATGGCATTAAATGCCTTAGATGGTATGATAGCTAATAAATTTAATCAAAAGACTAAAATGGGAGTTTTCTATAATGAAGCAGGGGATGTTGTTTCAGACACAGTTTTCTTCTATGTATTTTTAAGGGTTATAGGAATAAATGAAATTTATAATTTACTCTTTGTATTTTTATCTGTTCTATCAGAATATGTAGGTGTTGTTGCAGTGATGGTTGATAATAAAAGACATTATGAAGGACCTATGGGAAAAAGTGATAGAGCTTTTTTAATAAGCCTTTTGGCTATTACATATTTTTTCATAGGTAATAAATATTTTGATTATATTTTAATTTTAGCTATAGTTTTATTAATTTTCACAATATATAATAGAATAAGCTCTTCTTTAAAAGGTGAATAATATGTTAATTGCTATGTTAATTGTTGATATTCTGGCTCTAATTGTTTTATTTTTTATTAGAAAAAAAATTTCAGAGAAAAAATTTAATAATATAGTTCAGAGAATATTTACTTGGTTTATTATAATAATGGTGTTTATATTAGGAAGCATAAATAGAATTTATATGCTTGTACTTTTTGGCATAATTTCAATTCTATCATTTAAAGAGTTTTTACAATTTAATTATATTAAATATAATAATAAATTAAAAATATATAATATTATTATAAATTTAATTTTTTATACAGGGATTTATTTTAAAAATCTTTATATTTTATTAATTTTATTTTTTCTTATCTGTCTTAGATTTTATAGAAAAAGTTTTATAATTTTTGCTTTCTTTATAACAAGTTATTTAATAGGAAGTATAAGTTATATAGACGATTTAAATTTTATTATAAATTATATGATTTTAATTGAATTAA
Encoded here:
- a CDS encoding GNAT family N-acetyltransferase; this translates as MNAEIDISNVKLETERLILRPWRITDLDDFFEYASINGVGEKAGWEHHKNKNESLEILKMFIAEKKVFAIVLKKNQKAIGSIGIEECRHDLNKNLEKLLGRELGYVLNKDYWNKGIMTEAVSKVIDYCFKTLKLNFLIASYFNYNIESKRVLEKTGFKFYKDIIVKTRYNTEEKSTLMFLKNKN
- a CDS encoding GNAT family N-acetyltransferase, translating into MIEIKQLLNKEKDEALFFVKRVYIESKDESYTEQGIETFSNFIDNKKITKSFKVYGAFENNVLQGVIATDRRKRHINLFFVDKNSQGKGIGKKLMKIITDNNENSYMTVNSSRYGVPIYEKLGFVKTEDEKEQDGLRFTPMKLILKNETVEK
- the map gene encoding type I methionyl aminopeptidase, producing the protein MRLIKTLDEIKGIKKANQIIAKIYADIIPPYLKAGITTKEIDRIIDEYIRSCGARPACIGVEGFYGPFPAATCISVNEEVVHGIPGDRVIKDGDIVSLDIVTELDGYYGDSAKTFAIGEIDEESKKLLEVTEKSREIGIEAAIVGNRLGDLGHAVQSYVEKNGFSVVKDFAGHGVGLDLHEEPMIPNYGRRGRGLKIENGMVLAIEPMVNVGTYKVAIMPDGWTVVTRDGKRSAHFEHSIAIIDGKAVILSELD
- a CDS encoding adenylate kinase: MINLNLVLFGAPGAGKGTQAKFIVDKYGIPQISTGDILRVAVANKTKLGLEAKKFMDAGRLVPDEVVNGLVAERLAEKDCEKGFIMDGFPRTVIQAKALDEILNKLGKKIEKVIALNVPDSDIIERITGRRTSKVTGKIYHIKFNPPVDEKEEDLVQRADDTEEVVVKRLETYHNQTAPVLDYYKAQNKVTEIDGTKKLEDITQDIFKILG
- a CDS encoding SDR family oxidoreductase encodes the protein MKKILIIGGNQFVGKEIVKKFLEKDYKIYVLNRGIRKNINEVIFLKADRNNFNEMNNILKNIDVDVIVDVSAYTEKQVDILHKVMKNRFKQYILISSASVYNEIKNTPVNEDSQVGENLPWGNYAKNKYLAEKKTIENSVLCNFKYTIFRPFYIYGIGNNLDRENYFFSRIKYNLPIYIPSKNNTIQFGYVEDLALAIESSIENSDFYNQIFNISGSEYVTMSEFSEICGKVIGKKAIIKYVDTDKNGVKARDWFPFREINLFGNISKLENTGFRNTYSLIQGLEKTYKYNEENNLINKPVLHKLETEN
- a CDS encoding ABC-F family ATP-binding cassette domain-containing protein yields the protein MIATASLGMRFSGRKLFEDVNLKFTPGNCYGVIGANGAGKSTFVKILSGELEATEGEVIFDKNKRMSVLKQDHFQYEDEEVLNVVLMGNKKLWDIMVEKNAIYAKTDFTDEDGIRAAELEGEFAELNGWEAETEAETLLMGLKIGADLHHKLMKELTEPEKVKVLLAQALFGEPDVLLLDEPTNGLDVKAISWLENFIMGLENSTVIVVSHDRHFLNKVCTHITDIDYGKIKMYVGNYDFWYESNELMKTLINNKNKKLEQKRQELQEFIARFSANASKSKQATSRKKQLEKLQLEDMQMSNRKYPFIEFKPEREAGNNMLKVENISKTIDGIKVLDNISFTIETGDKVVFLAKNDLVKTTLLSILAGEIEPDSGSYTWGVTTSQAYMPRDNSKYFNNSDLNLIDWLSPYSPDEHEAFIRGFLGRMLFSGDETLKKVSVLSGGEKVRCMLSKLMLSGANVLLFDNPSDHLDLEAITSLNKALIKFKGTILFGAHDHEFIQTVANRIIEITPKGIVDKVMAYDEYLEDETIQARLDEMYN
- a CDS encoding cob(I)yrinic acid a,c-diamide adenosyltransferase is translated as MEDKKYVNITKVYTKRGDKGETDLLGGSAARKDSLKVESYGCVDEASSFIGLARYYCKNKVIKEKLKGIQNKLLVLGGFLASDERGKEMMKDQIKEEDIKLLEEYIDEYNQKLPPLKHFILPGDDEVAAHFHVARTVVRRAERRIVSLASQENDLNPLIQKYVNRLSDLMFVLARYSEEVENKKWKSSNLNI
- a CDS encoding single-stranded DNA-binding protein; its protein translation is MNLVVLNGRLTRDPELKFGQSGKAYSRFSIAVERPFQSTADKNSQTADFINCVAFGKTAEFIGEYFRKGRKILLNGRLQMSQYESEGKKITTYVVIADSVEFGETKASSGTSDTSSYGHSENKSTNNNVIEPPVFDETSSDDAGTSTEIDDEFPF
- a CDS encoding cupin domain-containing protein; amino-acid sequence: MVKIEIAKAINFNQLINSKEEEVVSMRILNQSNSYISLFSLAKNEEITAEAMLGNRYYYCFNGSGEVAIENNKKIITNGDFLEVLAHNNYSIKSLDTLKLIEIGEKIGDETMENQTLKMLESANAFNLADCVEYKEGQIVSKNLVAKSNLVITVMSFWKGEALDPHKAPGDALVTVLDGEGKYIVDGKPFVVKKGESAVLPANIPHAVEAVENFKMMLTLVK
- a CDS encoding bifunctional alpha/beta hydrolase/class I SAM-dependent methyltransferase, giving the protein MENLFFNTFDGNKIFYRVWNFEKNKKTLIIIHRGHEHSERLNGLAQDKKFLKYNIFAYDLRGHGYTEVKSSPNSMDYVRDLDTFVKHLKNKYQIKEEDIFIVANSIGGVILSAYVHDFAPNIAGIALLAPAFEIKLYIPFAKQLVTLLTKIKKDAKVMSYVKAKVLTHDIEEQNKYNSDKLINKEINAKLLLDLDNMGKRLVEDSMAIELPTIIFSAEKDYVVKNSAQKKFFLNLSSKKREFVELKNFYHGIIFEKERQKVYEMLDKFIQDVFKNQNTSIDVSAREFSRKEYERIALEEYPLSEKIFYSIQKFSMKTFGFLSKGMSLGLKYGFDSGISLDYIYKNQANGKLLIGKLIDRFYLNQIGWVGVRQRKKNLLALIEEKIDNLGEENVKILDVAGGTGNYLFDIKEKYSKVKILINEFKKSNIEVGEEVIKKNNWENISFVNYDCFDKETYKKIDFTPNIVIISGVFELFEDNNMLENTISGVAEILDKNSAVIYTGQPWHPQLKQIALVLNSHKGDGKSWLMRRRSVKELDSLFENYGLKKEKMLIDNEGIFTVSSAELR
- a CDS encoding CDP-alcohol phosphatidyltransferase family protein codes for the protein MDISIYKLKTKFQNLLMPICKKLVDLKVTPNQITVTTVLLNIIFAGIIYKFGNLTYLFLIVPVFLFLRMALNALDGMIANKFNQKTKMGVFYNEAGDVVSDTVFFYVFLRVIGINEIYNLLFVFLSVLSEYVGVVAVMVDNKRHYEGPMGKSDRAFLISLLAITYFFIGNKYFDYILILAIVLLIFTIYNRISSSLKGE
- a CDS encoding phosphatidate cytidylyltransferase → MLIAMLIVDILALIVLFFIRKKISEKKFNNIVQRIFTWFIIIMVFILGSINRIYMLVLFGIISILSFKEFLQFNYIKYNNKLKIYNIIINLIFYTGIYFKNLYILLILFFLICLRFYRKSFIIFAFFITSYLIGSISYIDDLNFIINYMILIELNDVYQYISGNIFGKRKIIPKISPNKTVEGLIGGIILTTLTAILLKYLVKIDYQILFISFISLIGFIGDIFISYLKRRVNLKDSGNLLLGHGGILDRVDSLIFTAPLILLIFKL